In Plasmodium brasilianum strain Bolivian I chromosome 1, whole genome shotgun sequence, a single genomic region encodes these proteins:
- a CDS encoding centrin — translation MRSPLWKLVLLVFLFVIFWDKLKSHKSSKGTDVGNQAPPDISEGEKEDIIKEFAEYDLNRDGLIDAEEILRVLKNMKKSDFVNFFTEVDSNSSGTISLKEYMIFISSN, via the exons ATGAGATCACCCTTATGGAAGCTAGTTTTGTTAGTATTCCTGTTTGTAATATTTTGGGATAAATTAAAATctcat AAAAGCAGCAAGGGGACGGATGTTGGTAATCAAGCGCCTCCTGATATTTCAGAGGGGGAGAAGGAAGACATTATTAAGGAATTTGCTGAATATGATTTAAATAGAGATG gCTTAATTGACGCAGAAGAAATTTTGAGagtcttaaaaaatatgaaaaaatcaGACTTTGTTAATTTCTTTACTGAGGTAGATTCTAATTCTTCGGGAACAA tttcacttaaagaatatatgatatttataAGCTCAAACTAA
- a CDS encoding hypothetical protein (conserved Plasmodium protein), with protein MDNKETPYDQILIFDTSSINNLTGNEIYFYSNYDASTYNEGNLCQLHEEHINDSSSTSPILDIKNENDKNKKIILNQNRDEGEVKRNKLCKLMRKSQGHVNNYFISENTNKQYTYEEREKFVFEHEFEKVNNVYNVEEIMKIINNLNSIRKEIETAIYKKMEKKYKDFIFNTSKIKDIENYISNIKDLLVENINELKMLQDKKYKESLNIIDLVTKKKKSQKINLIILIIYIISIYDKLIFKNILKRDYEYATVIYYELFSFINNNVTLLHNIKCICNLKEKMFSEYFNRLKQKNQANFVEFLFADNSKKNLETQLEKSFKIYYLLFKSKPFNFIENLLAYVYQCFQKISKQVIFSFVIVSERRDREQEMETKKKREKSEQREEKREPLKEEHIEEVKYSQKGEKQTEESLFLPNDNRIIIENNEYIQTLLPHKNADLNKHVVDYTGNMKITDTEQHHMENLESPLFSTKVSINDMLINTYENSYDLNKEKKKDKTSLSDTNKTTGTYENRENQLQEDNFLFIPLNELVQKLKEKDSLISLLKIYEIVIDILNKYNFIIIYLLNCHKNYVLKFLSKEDAKESRQHKQKKKKDFLIDHVNELCVDRNNKKKFQQKSMHIDKNKCKGTGKMEGNNPEGKKAEEVHSEDKKSEGGLLEDKTINDDHDDNLSLQKLFDICKNKKDRSIFSKFYEIKECYDLPIITYFMKNLNEENFTSSENCLNIKEKVETYLRDKSSKYEQCEEYIKFARGNAKKLINAKSKFIKNIEKVIKTIIEHIRFENFSFNDLFTYIVITIMFCVNSFLFENNCSNNLIYNLTKDELRREEPKGKDDNERCEQFEEEKIANMEDKKYVNDKENKNLNDKLDIRHGLHVNQEEEKLLEVEAEYPMMVQRRKKGKAHPRVNLNFNEKVKKESATKLIVHNGVNPGGVINNNVINGGKSEERLHINSYVTNKERDDKCQQQNDKHKLNVEDICKEYFLKKYKEVKTFGKEEKIHYFQNLLKNNIIYEEIERKVKNNFSNFFYQNSKKLNDIINKDSWSRVPVKINHCLFKKRLHFFNIISFYKKEFNAYLNIPFSQNPLINFNFKKLEEELYSDKDLSEPEDLHMSSYLGKKKKIKKSNFTPITLIASCDMKEMEKNTYNHCDSEICKKSNVNKTKNKVYRFENFEIVNFDLVVSNSSIMLTSILHNYFTIKELLPNIKEEINDYIFKIIDIYIYILCFYFLKRETIEELVIDLRRCSSRLGINKTFFIIKKREKYMQLYNFLIFYNKEIIKYSDKYHFLYVDKSLPNSSQTKYNVGNFNNNLKDKNNPHFLLRNFHKIYSSVSLNGLSEKIISVESLYSLIWKLKENVINTGDVSKMEEENEKNDTIKHRQIKNTVNSKAYIKQQSGISTKTCSGKQGNEEDIFLMFLDQKLRIVDELRILTYCDSLYEIIDSNNYINEISNLINVAYGNKKDKTELILDDDSNIKKNDLRKNLNQYIDLYINILNDAKRKLLFCCESVASIVIHYLLWNLINYIFNLNNIEIIHKIESAIMPIITCKNKKQKNYATYISEKVHKNLVTNSCHVGTMGKEIKEISQKKANNNLVQPNSISKGLRTNLVSNDKVISNEMNSYDGENDDDDTSSYLINTLKFYFSKISNLIIQNIINLENEIEQYEKNNNNIQNTIYMSFYKDLKNCNSKRYEFYYIFLSKGTTYYDQYLDLHFCNVEELDRLIKSSNYDFFQFKHIHSIILKYEHFKMVPNRYADRYEIDICRSMDGKIKSRLVSGE; from the coding sequence atggaCAATAAAGAAACCCCATATGaccaaattttaatttttgacaCTAGTAGCATAAATAACCTTACAGGgaatgaaatttatttttattcaaattatGATGCATCAACATACAATGAGGGCAATTTATGTCAATTACACGAAGAACATATAAACGATAGTAGTAGCACATCGCCCATTTTAGACATAAAGAacgaaaatgataaaaataaaaaaattatattaaaccAAAATAGGGACGAAGGAGAGgttaaaaggaataaattatgtaaattaatGAGAAAAAGTCAGGGTcatgtaaataattatttcatttcagaaaacacaaataaacaatatacctatgaagaaagagaaaaattcGTTTTTGAACATGAATTTGAAAAAGTTAATAATGTTTACAATGTAGaagaaattatgaaaataataaataatttaaattccataagaaaagaaatagaaacggcaatatataaaaaaatggaaaaaaaatataaagattttattttcaatacaagtaaaattaaagatatagaaaattatattagtaatattaaagatttattagtagaaaatataaacgaATTAAAAATGCTACAAGACAAGAAATACAAAGAAAGTTTAAACATTATAGATCttgttacaaaaaaaaaaaagtctcaaaaaattaatttaataattttaattatatatatcatatctatatatgataaattaatttttaaaaatattttaaaaagagatTATGAATATGCAactgtaatatattatgagtTGTTcagttttataaataataatgtcaCATTGTTACACAACATTAAATGCATATGtaatttaaaggaaaaaatgttttcggaatattttaatagattaaaacaaaaaaatcaAGCAAACTTtgttgaatttttatttgcagacaattcaaaaaaaaacttgGAAACTCAACTGGAAAAATCgttcaaaatttattacctactttttaaatcaaaaccttttaattttattgagAATTTGTTGGCCTATGTCTATCAgtgttttcaaaaaatttcaaagcaggtcattttttcatttgtaatAGTGAGTGAAAGGAGGGACAGAGAACAAGAGAtggaaacaaaaaagaaacgaGAAAAGTCAGAACAGAGGGAAGAAAAAAGGGAACCCCTGAAAGAGGAACATATCGAAGAAGTGAAATATTCCCAAAAAGGGGAGAAACAAACAGAAGAAAGTTTATTTCTTCCTAACGATAATCGAataataattgaaaataatgaatacaTACAAACCTTGCTTCCTCATAAAAATGCAGACTTAAATAAACACGTAGTAGATTACACAggtaatatgaaaattacaGACACAGAACAACATCATATGGAAAATTTGGAAAGCCCTCTTTTTTCAACAAAAGTTAGTATAAATGATATGCTCATAAATACCTATGAAAATTCATATGAtttaaataaagagaaaaaaaaggataaaactTCTTTATCAGATACGAATAAAACAACTGGCACGTATGAAAACAGAGAAAACCAACTTCAAGAagacaattttttatttattccacTAAATGAGTTagtacaaaaattaaaagaaaaagatagtTTAATTTCTCttcttaaaatttatgaaattgTAATTGATATTTTGAATAAGTATAATTTCAtcatcatttatttattaaattgtcATAAAAACTATGTGTTGAAGTTTCTTTCAAAGGAAGATGCAAAAGAATCAAGACAacataagcaaaaaaaaaaaaaagatttctTGATTGATCATGTTAACGAATTATGTGTAGAtcgtaataataaaaaaaaattccaacaaaaaagtatgcacattgataaaaataaatgtaaggGTACTGGTAAAATGGAGGGTAATAACCCGGAAGGTAAGAAGGCAGAGGAGGTCCACTCCGAAGATAAAAAGTCAGAAGGTGGATTGTTGGAagataaaacaataaatgaTGACCATGATGACAACTTGAGCTTGCAGAAATTATTCGATATTTGTAAGAACAAAAAGGACCGCtccattttttctaaattttacgAGATAAAAGAGTGTTACGATTTGCCCATCATAACATATTTCATGAAAAATCTGAATGAGGAAAATTTCACCTCATCAGaaaattgtttaaatattaaagaaaaggTAGAAACTTACCTAAGAGATAAAAGTTCGAAATATGAACAATGTgaggaatatataaaatttgccAGGGGAAATGCGAAGAAACTGATAAACGCCAAAAGtaagtttataaaaaatatagaaaaagtaATTAAAACAATTATTGAGCATATTcgatttgaaaattttagttttaatgacttatttacatatatagttattactattatgtTCTGTGTGAATTCTTTTCTCTTTGAGAATAATTGCTCGAACAACCTCATATACAATTTGACCAAGGATGAATTAAGAAGAGAAGAGCCAAAAGGAAAAGACGATAATGAAAGATGTGAACAATTtgaggaagaaaaaattgcaaatatGGAGGACAAGAAATATGTAaatgataaagaaaataaaaatttgaatgACAAGTTGGACATCCGTCATGGTCTGCATGTAAATCAAGAGGAGGAAAAACTTTTGGAAGTAGAGGCAGAATATCCTATGATGGTtcaaaggagaaaaaaagggaaagcTCATCCTAGggtaaatttaaattttaacgaaaaagtaaaaaaagaaagtgcAACCAAATTGATCGTACATAACGGTGTTAATCCTGGGGGtgtaataaataacaatGTAATAAATGGCGGAAAAAGCGAAGAAAGATTGCACATAAATTCATATGTTACCAATAAAGAACGAGACGATAAATGTCAACAGCAGAATGATAAACACAAATTGAACGTAGAAGACATATGCAAAGAATATTttctcaaaaaatataaagaagttAAAACATTTGGAAAGGAGGAAAagattcattattttcaaaatttgctaaaaaataacataatttatgaagaaatagaaagaaaagttaaaaataatttttcaaattttttttaccaaaatagtaaaaaattaaatgatattatCAACAAGGACAGTTGGTCACGTGTACCTGTAAAGATAAATCATtgcctttttaaaaaaaggcttcattttttcaatattatatCCTTCTATAAGAAAGAGTTTAAtgcttatttaaatatacctTTCTCACAAAACCCGTTaatcaattttaattttaaaaagttagaGGAAGAATTATATTCAGATAAGGACTTAAGTGAACCTGAAGATTTACACATGAGCTCATATTTaggtaagaaaaaaaaaataaagaaaagtaaCTTCACCCCTATTACTCTTATTGCTAGTTGTGACATGAAAGAGATGGAAAAAAACACGTACAACCATTGTGACAgtgaaatatgtaaaaagtcCAATgtgaataaaacaaaaaataaggtATACAGATtcgaaaattttgaaattgTTAACTTTGACCTTGTTGTATCAAATTCTAGCATTATGTTAACGTCAATACTACACAACTATTTCACtattaaagaattattacccaacataaaagaagaaataaacgattatattttcaaaataattgatatttacatatatatattatgtttctACTTCTTGAAGAGAGAAACTATTGAAGAGCTTGTAATTGACCTTCGTAGATGCAGTAGTAGACttggaataaataaaactttttttatcataaaaaagcgagaaaaatatatgcaattatataattttttaattttctataataaggaaattataaaatattctgataagtaccattttttatatgtagaTAAAAGCCTACCTAATTCTTCCCAAACTAAATATAATGTAGgaaattttaataacaaTCTTAAAGATAAAAACAACCCGCATTTTCTTTTGagaaattttcataaaatatatagttcCGTTTCACTCAATGGTCTatcagaaaaaattatatcagTCGAATCGTTGTATTCCTTAATATGGAAATTAAAAGAGAATGTAATAAACACAGGGGATGTTTCAAAAAtggaagaagaaaatgagaaaaatgatACCATTAAGCACagacaaataaaaaatacagttAACAGTAaagcatatataaaacaGCAAAGTGGCATTAGTACTAAAACATGTAGTGGAAAACAAGGAAACGAAGAGGACATCTTTCTCATGTTCTTAGATCAAAAATTACGTATCGTTGATGAACTTCGTATTTTGACCTACTGTGATTCgttatatgaaattatagatagtaataattatatcaaCGAAATATCAAATCTGATTAATGTTGCTTatggtaataaaaaagacaaaacGGAATTAATACTCGACGACGATtcaaacataaaaaagaatgacCTCAGAAAAAATCTTAATCAGTACatagatttatatataaatatattgaacGATGCCAAAAGGAAATTACTCTTTTGTTGTGAAAGTGTTGCATCAATTGTCATTCATTATTTGTTATGGAATTTAATAAACTACATTTTtaacttaaataatattgaaattatacataaaatagaAAGTGCAATTATGCCTATAATTActtgtaaaaataagaagcaaaaaaattatgctaCTTATATATCAGAAAAAGTACATAAAAATCTTGTTACAAATAGCTGTCATGTGGGTACAATGGGGAAAGAAATTAAGGAGATATCCCAAAAAAAAGCCAATAACAATTTAGTACAGCCTAATAGCATTTCAAAAGGTTTAAGAACTAACCTTGTAAGTAATGACAAAGTAATTTCAAACGAAATGAATTCATATGACGGAGaaaatgatgatgatgatacaAGTTCCTATTTGATAAATACattgaaattttatttttcaaaaatttccaacttaataattcaaaatataataaatttggAAAACGAAATAGAACAATATGAGAAGAATAACAACAACATACaaaatacaatttatatGAGCTTTTataaagatttaaaaaattgtaatagcAAAAGGTACgaattttactatatatttttatcaaaaggAACTACGTATTATGATCAATATTTAgatttacatttttgtaaCGTAGAAGAACTTGATCGTTTAATAAAAAGCTCTAACTACGATTTTTTCCaatttaaacatatacattctattattttaaaatatgaacattttaaaatggtCCCTAATAGATACGCTGACCGTTATGAAATAGACATCTGTAGAAGCATggatggaaaaataaaatcgcGCCTCGTGTCTGGGGAGTGA
- a CDS encoding cytosolic iron-sulfur assembly component 2, giving the protein MNNNIPENENPVLYNSNEEERYIFLNEQTIKESLYNVSDLCDLNYEEDKINVDDIFDLLRDIKDPEYSYTLENLKIIEKKNIYINLEEKMITVYFTPTIPNCSLATLIGLMISIKLQYSLSNNFKTNIYIYPGSHNSEHSINKQLNDKERIAAAIENSHLFNVIKNSITYNYPVINF; this is encoded by the coding sequence atgaataataacaTACCTGAGAATGAAAACCCTGTTCTCTACAACTCAAATGAAGAGGaaagatatatattcttaaacGAACAGACAATAAAAGAGAGCTTATACAATGTAAGCGATTTATGTGATTTAAATTATGaagaagataaaataaacgtAGATGATATTTTTGATTTGTTAAGAGATATAAAAGACCCTGAATATTCTTATACATtagaaaatttgaaaataattgaaaagaaaaatatttatataaatcttgaagaaaaaatgattacTGTGTATTTTACTCCAACAATACCAAATTGTTCACTAGCTACACTCATTGGTTTAATGATAAGCataaaattacaatattCTCTATCGAATAATTtcaaaacaaatatttacatatacccAGGTTCTCACAATTCGGAGCACTCCATAAATAAACAACTAAATGACAAAGAGAGAATAGCAGCGGCAATAGAAAATTCGCACTTATTTAATGTTATAAAGAATAGCATTACATACAATTACCCAGTCATTAATTTTTGA